Proteins from a single region of Bremerella sp. JC817:
- a CDS encoding PQQ-binding-like beta-propeller repeat protein: MRCFALLVGATLVAGLSWKTVEANDWPQWQGNHRDAISQEKGLLKAWPADGPKLAWRVTKLGGGDSTPSIADGRIFGMSNRGSDEVVWALSEETGKELWVSKLGAAYQQGMPQSKEGPGCTPTVDGDLMYVMGMAGNVACLKVVDGEIVWQRDLKTEYDGAIPPWSYRESPLVDGNKVIFTPGGKGATMVALNKMTGETIWESKTSEEEPQPTAEERPREENGPGEGRRRGPGGRGGPRPDAAYSSAIALDVDGKRQYVQFTSKALVGVDAEDGDVLWTYDRPANRMGINCSTPIYHDGLVFAASAYGNGGGAVKLNKKSDGTFDAEEVYFTSNMQNHHGGMIVVDDCLYGANGGNGGGFLSCLDFKTGDVLWRERRAPKGALAMADGLLYLRSEEGTVVLIQPNKEEYVELGRFEQPDRTDKPAWAHPVIANGKLYIRDHDLLLCYDISAN, from the coding sequence ATGCGTTGTTTTGCGTTGCTGGTTGGTGCCACGCTGGTTGCCGGACTCTCTTGGAAGACTGTAGAAGCAAACGACTGGCCTCAGTGGCAAGGTAACCACCGAGATGCCATCTCTCAGGAAAAAGGTCTATTGAAGGCTTGGCCGGCCGATGGCCCGAAACTCGCCTGGCGAGTGACCAAGCTTGGCGGCGGCGACAGTACCCCATCGATCGCCGATGGACGAATCTTCGGCATGAGTAACCGCGGCTCGGATGAAGTCGTCTGGGCCCTGTCGGAAGAGACGGGCAAAGAGCTGTGGGTCTCGAAACTGGGCGCAGCCTATCAGCAAGGGATGCCGCAATCGAAAGAAGGTCCTGGCTGCACGCCGACTGTCGACGGCGACTTGATGTATGTCATGGGTATGGCTGGCAACGTCGCCTGCTTGAAGGTTGTCGATGGCGAGATCGTCTGGCAGCGTGATCTGAAGACCGAATACGACGGCGCGATTCCACCATGGAGCTATCGCGAGTCCCCACTGGTCGATGGCAATAAGGTGATCTTTACCCCAGGCGGTAAGGGGGCCACGATGGTCGCCTTGAATAAGATGACCGGTGAAACGATCTGGGAATCGAAGACAAGCGAAGAAGAGCCTCAGCCAACCGCGGAAGAACGCCCTCGGGAAGAAAATGGCCCAGGCGAAGGTCGTCGCCGTGGTCCTGGAGGCCGTGGTGGCCCGCGTCCCGATGCGGCATACTCGTCGGCAATTGCTCTCGATGTCGATGGCAAGCGTCAGTACGTGCAGTTTACCTCCAAGGCTTTAGTGGGTGTCGATGCCGAGGACGGTGACGTTCTGTGGACTTACGATCGTCCTGCCAACCGCATGGGGATTAACTGCTCGACGCCGATCTATCACGACGGCCTTGTCTTCGCTGCTTCCGCTTATGGCAATGGTGGTGGCGCCGTGAAGTTGAACAAGAAGTCGGACGGCACGTTCGACGCCGAAGAAGTCTACTTCACCTCGAACATGCAGAACCATCACGGCGGCATGATCGTCGTCGACGACTGCTTGTACGGTGCCAACGGTGGTAACGGCGGCGGTTTTCTGTCGTGCCTCGATTTCAAGACTGGCGACGTCCTGTGGCGTGAACGTCGCGCTCCGAAGGGAGCCCTCGCGATGGCGGACGGTTTGCTTTACCTGCGAAGTGAAGAAGGCACCGTGGTGCTGATTCAGCCGAACAAAGAAGAGTACGTCGAACTGGGACGTTTCGAGCAGCCCGATCGCACCGACAAACCTGCTTGGGCTCATCCCGTGATCGCCAACGGCAAGCTCTACATTCGCGATCATGACCTGCTGCTGTGCTACGACATCTCCGCCAACTAA
- a CDS encoding ferritin-like domain-containing protein: MIDKLNEILKHEWTGVAQYSQAAFVVTGLWREVYNEIFLESAKESFGHARTIGQKIAALGGVPTIERNQVKQTDDLYEMLQNALEFESKAVQLYQEVLSMADGKNRPLVVLLEEILLEEQDGVDQFTMILKDPAVAAQAKGGSATKAG; this comes from the coding sequence GTGATTGATAAGTTGAACGAAATTCTGAAGCACGAGTGGACCGGCGTGGCTCAGTACTCGCAGGCCGCCTTCGTGGTGACCGGACTTTGGCGAGAAGTCTATAACGAGATCTTCCTGGAAAGCGCCAAAGAATCGTTCGGTCATGCCCGCACCATTGGCCAGAAGATCGCTGCCCTGGGCGGCGTTCCAACGATCGAACGTAACCAGGTCAAGCAAACGGACGACCTCTACGAAATGCTGCAGAACGCCCTGGAATTCGAATCGAAGGCAGTTCAGCTGTACCAAGAAGTGCTGTCGATGGCTGACGGCAAGAATCGCCCGCTCGTGGTTCTGCTGGAAGAAATCTTGCTGGAAGAGCAAGACGGCGTCGACCAGTTCACGATGATCCTGAAGGATCCGGCTGTCGCAGCCCAGGCCAAGGGTGGCAGCGCCACGAAGGCCGGCTAG
- the rpmF gene encoding 50S ribosomal protein L32: MAVPKRKQSNSRTGMRRAHDGLKGKQLTLCPNCLHERRVRVALPTHVVCPECGHYMGRNVIPSNEAAE; this comes from the coding sequence ATGGCAGTACCTAAGAGAAAACAGTCGAATTCCCGCACCGGCATGCGTCGTGCACACGATGGCCTGAAGGGCAAGCAGCTTACGCTGTGCCCGAACTGCTTGCACGAACGCCGTGTTCGCGTGGCCCTTCCGACCCACGTTGTGTGCCCAGAATGTGGTCACTACATGGGCCGCAATGTGATTCCTTCGAACGAAGCCGCCGAGTAA
- the fabD gene encoding ACP S-malonyltransferase, with translation MSKIAFLFPGQGAQTVGMGKSLYDTLPAAKEYFDRANEILGYDLAAICFEGPAEKLDSTVHSQPALFVTSIAALAQLRDQTPDVLLSAEATAGLSLGEYTAMVFAGVMEFEDALKVVQVRGEAMQAASDAVPSGMVSILGLEQDAVEKICDEAREDGILQIANLLCPGNIVVSGTNAACERAAEIAEKSGAMKVIPLAVAGAFHTEIMRPAVEKLTAALANVTLSAPKIPVISNVDAQPHDDPEEIRSLLQQQVCSQVRWEHSMRYLLDQGFDEFYEIGAGKVLRGLMKRINRKVAFTGVEA, from the coding sequence ATGAGCAAGATCGCATTCCTATTTCCTGGACAAGGCGCACAGACCGTCGGAATGGGGAAGTCCCTCTACGACACGTTGCCGGCCGCGAAGGAATACTTCGATCGAGCGAACGAAATCCTTGGCTACGACCTGGCTGCGATTTGCTTTGAAGGTCCGGCTGAAAAGCTCGATTCGACCGTTCATAGCCAGCCCGCGCTGTTTGTCACCAGCATTGCTGCGTTGGCACAACTGCGTGACCAGACGCCAGACGTTCTGCTATCGGCCGAAGCGACCGCAGGGCTCAGCCTGGGTGAATACACCGCCATGGTGTTCGCTGGCGTGATGGAATTTGAGGACGCCCTGAAGGTTGTTCAGGTACGTGGCGAAGCGATGCAGGCCGCCTCTGATGCCGTCCCTAGCGGCATGGTGAGCATTCTTGGCCTGGAACAAGATGCTGTCGAAAAGATCTGTGACGAAGCTCGCGAAGATGGCATTCTGCAAATCGCCAACTTGCTTTGCCCAGGCAACATTGTCGTCTCCGGCACCAACGCTGCGTGCGAACGCGCAGCCGAGATCGCTGAAAAGAGCGGGGCAATGAAGGTCATTCCTTTGGCTGTCGCCGGGGCGTTCCACACCGAGATCATGCGCCCCGCCGTCGAGAAGCTGACCGCCGCTCTGGCGAACGTCACGCTGAGCGCCCCAAAGATCCCGGTCATCTCCAATGTCGACGCCCAGCCGCACGACGATCCAGAAGAGATCCGATCGCTGCTCCAGCAACAGGTCTGCTCGCAAGTACGCTGGGAACACTCGATGCGATACCTGCTCGATCAAGGCTTCGACGAATTTTACGAAATCGGTGCCGGCAAGGTGCTGCGTGGCCTGATGAAGCGAATCAATCGCAAAGTGGCTTTCACCGGCGTGGAAGCCTAA
- the fabG gene encoding 3-oxoacyl-[acyl-carrier-protein] reductase, translated as MSDTVWNALPVDLSGKVAVVTGASQGIGQQIAIGLGLRGAKVACVARSVDKLAQTVATIKEAGGEAEAFPCDVTSRESVEQLIDKIADDWGKVDILVNNAGVTRDNLLPRMTDEEWDTVINTNLRGMFLFSRAASKYMMRARFGRIINISSVSGIMGNPGQTNYSASKAGMIGFTRSLSRELAGRKVTINAICPGFIESDMTKALGPAVEDEVKKRIPAKRMGQPTEIADAVLFLASDHAAYVTGQVLTVDGGMTG; from the coding sequence ATGAGCGACACTGTCTGGAACGCACTCCCTGTTGATCTGAGCGGCAAAGTGGCCGTCGTCACCGGCGCTTCGCAGGGCATTGGTCAGCAGATCGCCATTGGCCTAGGCCTGCGTGGTGCCAAGGTCGCCTGTGTCGCCCGTAGCGTCGACAAGCTGGCTCAGACCGTCGCTACCATCAAAGAAGCAGGTGGTGAAGCCGAAGCTTTCCCTTGCGACGTCACCTCGCGTGAAAGCGTTGAACAGCTGATCGACAAGATCGCAGACGACTGGGGCAAGGTCGACATCCTGGTGAATAACGCCGGCGTGACCCGCGACAACTTGCTTCCTCGCATGACCGACGAAGAATGGGATACGGTCATCAACACGAACCTGCGTGGCATGTTCCTGTTCTCGCGAGCCGCCTCGAAATACATGATGCGAGCTCGCTTTGGCCGAATCATCAACATCAGCAGCGTCTCGGGCATCATGGGCAACCCGGGCCAGACGAACTACTCCGCATCCAAAGCTGGTATGATCGGCTTCACACGCAGCCTGAGCCGTGAACTGGCTGGCCGCAAGGTAACCATCAACGCCATCTGCCCTGGCTTCATCGAATCGGACATGACCAAGGCCCTGGGCCCGGCAGTCGAAGACGAAGTCAAGAAACGCATTCCAGCCAAACGCATGGGCCAACCAACCGAGATCGCTGATGCGGTCCTGTTCCTGGCCAGCGACCATGCCGCCTACGTCACCGGTCAGGTTCTGACTGTCGACGGCGGTATGACGGGCTAG
- the acpP gene encoding acyl carrier protein: MPQNGGHVVSVEERVIEIVASQLGVDKEKVSRDSSFVNDLGADSLDMVELVMELEEEFDIDIPEDSADKIETVGQAIDYLEEAKNS, from the coding sequence TTGCCCCAAAACGGAGGACACGTCGTGTCGGTTGAAGAGCGTGTAATCGAAATTGTTGCGAGCCAGCTTGGTGTCGATAAGGAAAAGGTTTCCCGTGATAGTTCCTTCGTGAACGACCTGGGTGCCGACTCCTTGGACATGGTCGAACTGGTCATGGAATTGGAAGAAGAATTTGATATCGACATCCCGGAAGATTCCGCGGATAAGATTGAAACCGTCGGCCAGGCGATTGACTACCTGGAAGAAGCCAAGAATTCCTAA
- the fabF gene encoding beta-ketoacyl-ACP synthase II — translation MKRRVVVTGMGVVSSLSCQLDQFWSKLIAGESGIHEITILDSSRFKVKFAADIGDWAPDEYIDSKEQKRLDRFSQFAMVAGIDAVKNSGLDFSQEDSYRCGVILGSGVGGIATIEEQTEKLLTKGADRVSPMTIPRLMLNAAGGNLSIRYGLRGPNFTVATACASATNALGDAIKAIQYDEADVVISGGTEAGITPMGISAFSNMKALSMRNDDPTRASRPFDIDRDGFVMAEGAGVVVLEELEHAKARGANILAEMVGFGCSGDGGHITSPDPEGRGAARAMQNALNDAKLAPEMIDYINAHGTSTPPGDKAETIAVKTVFGDHAYKLAVSSTKSSLGHSLGASGGIELIACVKAINEGIIPPTINLKNPDPACDLDYTPNEAKNRKVCYTMSNSFGFGGHNACVIAKEYAE, via the coding sequence ATGAAGCGTCGTGTTGTCGTTACCGGAATGGGAGTTGTCTCCTCGCTAAGCTGCCAACTGGATCAGTTCTGGTCCAAGTTGATTGCGGGAGAGAGCGGTATCCATGAAATTACTATCCTGGATTCTTCCCGATTCAAGGTAAAATTCGCCGCCGATATTGGTGACTGGGCGCCAGACGAGTACATCGACTCGAAGGAGCAGAAGCGTCTCGATCGCTTCTCGCAATTTGCAATGGTCGCTGGAATCGACGCCGTGAAAAACTCCGGCCTCGATTTCTCGCAGGAAGACTCTTACCGCTGCGGCGTGATTCTTGGCTCGGGCGTGGGCGGCATCGCCACCATCGAAGAGCAGACCGAGAAGCTGCTGACCAAGGGTGCCGATCGCGTCTCGCCGATGACGATTCCGCGCCTCATGCTTAATGCCGCCGGTGGGAACCTCTCGATCCGCTATGGACTGCGTGGCCCGAACTTCACGGTCGCCACTGCTTGTGCCAGTGCCACCAACGCCCTGGGCGACGCCATCAAAGCAATCCAATACGACGAAGCGGACGTCGTCATCTCGGGCGGTACCGAAGCTGGTATCACGCCGATGGGCATCAGCGCCTTCTCGAATATGAAGGCCCTTTCGATGCGTAACGACGACCCAACTCGTGCCAGCCGGCCATTCGATATCGATCGCGATGGTTTCGTCATGGCCGAAGGTGCTGGTGTTGTCGTGCTCGAAGAACTCGAACATGCCAAGGCTCGCGGTGCGAACATCCTGGCCGAAATGGTCGGCTTCGGTTGCAGCGGCGACGGTGGTCACATCACTTCGCCAGATCCTGAAGGCCGCGGTGCTGCTCGTGCGATGCAAAACGCGTTGAACGACGCCAAGCTGGCCCCGGAAATGATCGACTACATCAATGCTCACGGCACCAGCACGCCTCCAGGCGACAAGGCCGAGACCATCGCCGTGAAGACCGTTTTCGGCGATCACGCTTACAAGCTGGCCGTCTCGAGCACCAAGAGCTCGCTCGGTCACTCGCTGGGTGCCAGTGGTGGTATCGAACTGATTGCCTGCGTTAAGGCGATCAACGAAGGCATTATTCCGCCGACCATCAACCTGAAGAACCCAGACCCTGCTTGCGATCTCGACTACACGCCGAACGAAGCGAAGAACCGCAAGGTCTGCTACACGATGAGCAACAGCTTTGGCTTCGGCGGCCACAACGCATGCGTGATCGCCAAGGAATACGCTGAGTAA
- a CDS encoding GNAT family N-acetyltransferase: protein MISLRTAGLVDLPRIEELRALAFESNRSIYRPIASATQALPVARGTRVEVIATLVGVDVGVVGLYCDPSEPEVLCITGLGVVPSMRKRGVARKLIAFALQMARENCHTAVSLFTIRETGNVGLFEKMGFAVVTESEANWCRSETFDRLHEVTMRRSV, encoded by the coding sequence ATGATTTCTCTACGAACGGCCGGCCTGGTCGACTTGCCACGGATCGAGGAGTTGCGGGCTTTGGCATTCGAGTCGAATCGTTCTATCTACAGGCCGATCGCTTCGGCAACGCAAGCTTTGCCCGTGGCGCGTGGCACCCGGGTGGAAGTGATTGCCACTCTCGTCGGAGTCGATGTTGGTGTCGTCGGGCTTTATTGCGATCCGTCCGAACCAGAGGTTCTCTGCATCACTGGTTTGGGAGTCGTGCCATCGATGCGGAAGCGTGGCGTTGCCCGGAAGTTGATTGCATTCGCCCTGCAAATGGCGAGAGAGAATTGCCATACCGCAGTCAGCTTGTTCACGATTCGTGAGACGGGCAATGTGGGGCTGTTTGAGAAAATGGGGTTCGCTGTCGTTACTGAGAGCGAGGCGAACTGGTGCCGAAGCGAAACGTTTGACCGCCTGCATGAAGTGACCATGAGGCGGTCCGTTTAG
- a CDS encoding DUF1559 domain-containing protein, protein MNSRAHRSGFTLVELLVVIAIIGVLIALLLPAVQQAREAARRMSCSNNLKQLGLAMHNFHDTYNAFPVGTTDDDMNNWGWAVYLLPYIEQDNLYQMMTTRVAANSPPAYLVYKSGTHINVDTYDSTTSTTNPTAVVNANTGGTVAGQGGATQLIQAFVCPSDILPEKEDNGYAKSNYLGCMGSNYGGTAANMPNAYPWNTGVEGGQSPGSLGRNYWGVSQNGVFGADGNNTETWMRRFSDITDGTSNTIAIGEVSVSEHVTSSNVTDTRFPIWAGANGFCCAMRRLGGVLRMANSQFYINRRLGDASDQSFGSQHPGGAQFVFCDGSVKFVSENINTDIYSYMAGRNDGQIIGGY, encoded by the coding sequence ATGAATTCACGTGCGCATCGTTCCGGTTTTACATTAGTTGAACTTCTAGTGGTCATTGCGATCATTGGCGTTCTGATCGCATTGCTGCTGCCAGCCGTGCAACAGGCTCGCGAGGCGGCTCGACGAATGAGCTGCTCGAACAACCTGAAGCAGCTTGGTCTGGCCATGCACAACTTCCACGACACTTATAACGCCTTCCCCGTCGGCACCACCGACGACGACATGAATAACTGGGGCTGGGCCGTTTATCTGCTCCCTTACATCGAGCAGGACAATCTTTACCAGATGATGACGACCCGCGTGGCCGCGAATTCGCCACCGGCTTACCTGGTCTATAAGTCGGGCACGCACATCAATGTCGATACCTACGACAGCACGACCAGCACCACCAATCCAACCGCCGTGGTCAACGCCAACACGGGCGGCACCGTCGCCGGCCAAGGTGGCGCGACGCAGTTGATCCAGGCGTTTGTCTGCCCAAGCGATATCTTGCCCGAGAAGGAAGATAACGGTTACGCCAAGAGCAACTACCTCGGCTGCATGGGCTCCAACTATGGTGGCACCGCTGCGAACATGCCAAATGCCTATCCCTGGAACACCGGTGTGGAAGGCGGCCAGTCGCCAGGCTCGCTCGGTCGCAACTACTGGGGCGTTTCGCAGAATGGTGTGTTCGGTGCCGATGGCAATAACACCGAAACCTGGATGCGTCGCTTCTCGGACATCACCGACGGTACCAGCAACACGATCGCGATCGGCGAAGTCTCCGTTTCGGAACACGTCACCTCCAGCAACGTCACCGACACTCGCTTTCCGATTTGGGCCGGCGCTAACGGCTTCTGCTGTGCGATGCGTCGTCTGGGCGGTGTGCTTCGTATGGCCAACAGCCAGTTCTACATCAACCGTCGATTGGGCGACGCTTCCGACCAAAGCTTCGGTAGCCAACACCCAGGCGGTGCTCAGTTCGTGTTCTGCGATGGCTCGGTGAAGTTCGTTAGCGAAAACATCAACACCGACATCTACAGCTACATGGCTGGTCGTAACGACGGTCAGATTATCGGCGGCTATTAA